In Nitrosarchaeum koreense MY1, one genomic interval encodes:
- a CDS encoding sulfurtransferase, translating to MLISTSDLNSILNNPNIIIVDTRSFKEYSEGHIPNAVNLDLFAFHWIDTTKEGITNFNSQTSTLLSFLGVTPEKKVIFYDTISGMLAARGVWMLLYFSHQNVFMLDGGITKWKKENLSLETKLNEFKPSKFTGKINPDIISGFEYIRDNLNNVKIIDARSMGEYAGSVIRAARSGHIPNSINIDWNKNIEKDGTFKTNSELSKLYDFPKDSEIITYCQGAYRAANSFLALKKLGFDKVRVYLGSWGEWGNKPELPVEK from the coding sequence ATGTTAATTTCCACATCTGACCTTAACTCAATTCTAAATAATCCTAATATCATAATAGTGGATACTCGTTCATTTAAGGAATATTCTGAAGGCCATATTCCTAATGCTGTAAATTTAGATCTGTTTGCATTTCATTGGATTGATACTACAAAAGAAGGAATTACAAATTTTAACAGTCAAACTTCAACTCTTCTTTCCTTTCTTGGAGTGACACCTGAAAAAAAAGTAATCTTTTATGATACGATTTCTGGAATGCTTGCAGCTAGAGGTGTTTGGATGCTACTTTATTTTTCACATCAAAACGTCTTCATGTTAGATGGTGGAATAACAAAATGGAAAAAAGAAAATCTCTCACTTGAAACAAAACTAAATGAATTCAAACCATCCAAGTTTACAGGAAAGATCAATCCAGATATTATTTCTGGATTTGAATATATTCGAGATAATCTAAATAATGTAAAAATTATTGATGCTCGTTCTATGGGAGAATATGCTGGAAGTGTAATCAGAGCTGCTCGATCTGGACACATTCCAAACTCTATCAATATTGATTGGAATAAAAATATCGAAAAAGATGGAACTTTTAAGACTAATTCCGAACTGTCAAAACTTTATGATTTTCCAAAAGATTCAGAAATCATTACTTATTGTCAAGGTGCCTATAGGGCAGCAAATTCTTTTCTTGCTTTAAAAAAACTAGGATTTGATAAAGTACGTGTATATCTTGGTTCCTGGGGAGAATGGGGAAATAAACCAGAATTACCTGTTGAAAAATAA
- a CDS encoding ammonium transporter has product MNSRNHKYALLLVAAVAITAAGAMSQAFAQNVNDGMDGYVAGTSGIYTGNPNECWYDDGEGNMLPCKIDTGDTAWILTATSLVLFMSPGVGFFYGGLARSKNVVNVLGMTIIVMGLISVQWVLWGYSLAFGPIDSDANMFMGSLQYAGFNEVSHYAPLGEAGPCADTWSAAYQMNAMVEGDVCSQGWPGTVPHQLFAMFQATFAIITPILIIGGLIDRIKFSALIIFILLWATFVYDPVAHWVWGGGYIGGGALDLNPDLSPSFALDFAGGTVVHITSGFSALAGALILGRRLGYGKVPMEPHNIPMVVLGAGILWFGWFGFNAGSEVMVDGITVSAWTVTNTATGMAALTWVLMSWAHTGKPSIVGAASGAVAGLVAITPASGWVGPMASIIIGIAAGTVCYAAVTFKNARKWDDALDVWGVHGMGGLTGAILTGTLASPHIWDTGDGIGAWTGTAEGMEQQAISIIGAAISVGYAFGVTIVILKIMDAVWPGGIRVTPKEEEIGLDLAQHGERAYVNE; this is encoded by the coding sequence ATGAATTCTAGGAACCACAAGTATGCTCTATTACTTGTGGCCGCAGTAGCCATTACAGCAGCAGGTGCAATGTCACAAGCATTCGCACAAAATGTTAATGATGGTATGGACGGATACGTTGCAGGAACTAGTGGAATCTACACTGGTAATCCTAACGAATGTTGGTATGATGATGGCGAAGGTAACATGTTGCCCTGTAAAATTGATACGGGTGATACAGCATGGATACTAACAGCTACTTCATTGGTACTCTTCATGTCACCCGGAGTCGGCTTCTTTTATGGCGGATTAGCCAGATCAAAGAACGTCGTCAATGTACTTGGTATGACCATAATTGTTATGGGACTTATCTCAGTACAATGGGTTCTATGGGGATATTCTCTAGCATTTGGTCCAATTGATAGTGATGCAAACATGTTCATGGGCTCACTTCAATATGCTGGCTTTAATGAAGTCTCTCACTATGCACCATTAGGTGAAGCAGGTCCGTGTGCAGATACATGGTCCGCAGCTTATCAGATGAATGCAATGGTGGAAGGCGATGTTTGTAGTCAGGGTTGGCCAGGTACAGTACCTCATCAATTATTCGCAATGTTCCAAGCAACATTCGCAATTATTACACCAATTCTAATTATTGGTGGATTAATTGATAGAATTAAGTTCAGCGCATTGATAATCTTCATACTCCTATGGGCTACCTTCGTTTACGATCCAGTTGCACACTGGGTTTGGGGCGGTGGTTATATCGGAGGAGGCGCATTAGATCTTAATCCTGACTTATCTCCATCGTTTGCATTAGACTTTGCTGGTGGTACTGTAGTACACATTACTTCTGGATTCTCTGCATTGGCAGGTGCCTTAATCCTTGGCAGAAGACTTGGATATGGTAAAGTGCCAATGGAACCACACAATATTCCAATGGTAGTCCTCGGAGCAGGAATACTCTGGTTTGGATGGTTTGGTTTTAACGCAGGAAGTGAAGTAATGGTAGACGGCATTACCGTAAGTGCATGGACAGTTACAAATACTGCAACAGGTATGGCTGCTCTTACTTGGGTCTTGATGTCATGGGCACATACAGGAAAACCAAGTATTGTAGGAGCTGCATCAGGTGCAGTAGCAGGTTTAGTAGCTATCACTCCAGCTTCAGGTTGGGTAGGTCCAATGGCTTCAATTATAATCGGTATTGCTGCTGGAACAGTTTGTTATGCAGCTGTAACATTCAAAAACGCACGTAAATGGGATGACGCATTAGATGTATGGGGAGTACACGGAATGGGTGGTCTTACCGGTGCAATTTTGACTGGTACATTAGCTAGTCCACACATTTGGGATACCGGTGACGGTATTGGTGCTTGGACTGGTACTGCAGAAGGAATGGAACAGCAAGCAATTAGCATCATTGGTGCAGCAATCTCAGTAGGTTATGCATTTGGTGTTACGATTGTAATTCTCAAAATAATGGATGCCGTTTGGCCAGGTGGAATCAGGGTCACTCCAAAAGAAGAGGAGATCGGTCTTGATTTGGCACAGCACGGAGAAAGAGCATACGTTAACGAATAA
- a CDS encoding V-type ATP synthase subunit I has product MGTADLKLGTIVLPRSESPQAISRLTEFEWFHKIDSSSDQVTHEIDDLLLEAQKIFQSIDDVVKGMGIPLTVGIMEILFKGTVIKKKNYEIDEIEHMINDLRKTTPSIIDEPAKLLEDAQNTRLTIEEYKSLKDTLEVIRKMNLDLTGFGLMRYFFTNLFVINSSDYEEISRSLEGITIYKYDLESKDKTALLVISDIEDSEKVFKILRSFNSNSFKIPEGFPQVPSEAYALAESKIKELTTKQTSISKELLKYKKKIRQDILAIHEKALVAKDVLEMLRKPGGTKNFAVIQGYIPKRMETKFKDSTKQWMSVIEDVTDPKHLEELPTLFENKKFVRTFEVITKSQGIPKKGEPDPTPMIALMWPIFYGLMFADMGHGLLLMGLGLLFKVKGQGDLARWGMLIAISGASAAIAGVGTGEMFGYHISHMGPFEGLLAEGGALYPVSWIVGILSVAELTFDQVINILKVSLFIGIVHLVWAMVLRIRRLAAEGHKLVMFTEAIPNITLYGGIVVVMMCAIGSQYDVMNMYSKVHTEAVPWVTIFLGDWAQVWIVTRIAVIIVIASMVLMMVGGILHAKKHPESGGDPASVLMEVLLGKTVESLAHTISYARLGIMLLVHAALLMTVNNAFASLGGAESGGAMAMIIGGNLGIMMIEGLIVYIQSLRLHLYEFFTKWYVGGSQPFRQIRPELIYNQFIWKKK; this is encoded by the coding sequence TTGGGAACCGCCGATCTAAAACTGGGAACTATAGTTTTGCCAAGAAGTGAATCTCCACAGGCAATATCTAGATTAACAGAGTTTGAATGGTTTCATAAAATTGATTCATCAAGTGATCAAGTAACGCATGAAATTGACGATTTATTATTAGAGGCCCAGAAAATATTCCAATCAATTGATGATGTGGTCAAGGGCATGGGAATTCCATTAACAGTAGGAATTATGGAAATACTCTTCAAAGGCACTGTAATCAAGAAAAAAAATTACGAAATTGATGAAATTGAACATATGATAAATGATTTGAGAAAAACAACTCCATCAATTATCGATGAGCCTGCTAAATTATTAGAAGATGCACAAAACACCAGACTGACTATTGAGGAATACAAATCACTCAAGGATACTTTAGAAGTAATTAGAAAAATGAATTTAGATCTTACGGGATTTGGATTAATGAGATACTTTTTTACAAATCTTTTTGTAATTAATTCTTCAGACTATGAAGAGATTAGTCGCTCACTTGAAGGCATTACAATATACAAATACGATTTAGAAAGTAAGGATAAAACCGCGCTTTTAGTAATTTCCGATATTGAAGATTCTGAAAAAGTTTTCAAGATTCTAAGAAGTTTTAATTCCAATTCATTTAAGATTCCAGAGGGATTTCCACAAGTTCCTAGTGAAGCTTATGCGTTGGCTGAATCCAAAATTAAAGAATTAACCACAAAACAAACCTCCATATCTAAAGAACTTTTAAAATACAAAAAGAAAATTCGTCAAGATATTCTTGCTATTCATGAAAAAGCATTAGTTGCAAAAGATGTTCTTGAAATGCTAAGAAAACCTGGAGGTACGAAAAATTTTGCAGTAATACAAGGATATATTCCAAAAAGAATGGAAACCAAGTTTAAAGATTCTACAAAACAATGGATGTCGGTAATTGAAGATGTTACTGATCCAAAGCATTTAGAAGAATTACCGACATTATTTGAAAATAAGAAATTTGTTAGAACTTTTGAAGTGATTACAAAAAGCCAAGGCATTCCAAAGAAGGGAGAGCCGGATCCAACTCCTATGATTGCATTAATGTGGCCAATTTTTTATGGATTGATGTTTGCAGATATGGGTCACGGATTATTATTAATGGGATTAGGATTATTATTCAAAGTAAAAGGACAGGGCGACTTAGCAAGATGGGGAATGCTCATTGCAATTTCTGGTGCATCAGCTGCAATAGCAGGTGTAGGTACTGGAGAGATGTTTGGATACCATATTTCTCATATGGGTCCATTTGAAGGGCTTTTAGCAGAAGGAGGAGCTTTATATCCAGTTAGTTGGATTGTCGGAATTCTCAGTGTTGCTGAACTTACATTTGATCAAGTCATCAACATTCTCAAAGTGTCATTATTCATTGGAATTGTTCACCTAGTGTGGGCTATGGTTTTGCGAATCAGAAGATTAGCTGCAGAAGGACACAAACTTGTAATGTTTACTGAAGCAATTCCAAACATTACACTCTATGGAGGAATTGTTGTTGTTATGATGTGTGCTATTGGATCACAGTATGATGTGATGAACATGTATTCAAAAGTACATACTGAAGCAGTTCCATGGGTTACAATATTTCTTGGAGATTGGGCACAAGTTTGGATCGTTACAAGAATTGCAGTTATCATTGTTATCGCATCAATGGTATTGATGATGGTTGGAGGAATTTTACATGCAAAGAAACATCCAGAAAGCGGAGGAGATCCTGCAAGTGTCCTCATGGAAGTATTACTTGGTAAAACTGTAGAAAGTTTAGCTCATACAATTAGTTATGCTCGACTTGGAATTATGTTACTCGTACATGCTGCATTGTTAATGACGGTAAATAACGCATTTGCATCTTTGGGCGGCGCAGAATCTGGCGGAGCTATGGCAATGATCATTGGTGGAAACTTAGGAATTATGATGATTGAAGGATTAATTGTGTATATTCAGTCACTCAGATTGCACCTGTACGAATTCTTTACAAAATGGTATGTAGGCGGTTCTCAACCATTCAGACAAATCAGACCAGAACTAATTTACAATCAATTCATTTGGAAGAAAAAATAG
- a CDS encoding HD domain-containing protein — translation MKKNYSDIVDPIHDFIRVYDHELKIIDNPIFQRLRRIRQLSGAHLTYPAAQHTRFEHSLGVMHIASQAGKALNEKGFLKSDDIDLLRLAGLLHDIGHGPFSHLFEEVIQQKKFSHEDFGKEIILKSEIGDILSKNGYDKKLVTKIAFGDLKLQYMNEIISGALSADMMDYLLRDGYFTGAEHAQIDHKRITQSLDVHKKKLALERSALYSFESMMHSRYQMFKAVYFHKTVRSAEVMLLEALRLSDDEFGFTSFNIKEFVKLTDEYVLSTLILSKSSKLKRARQFAEDYQNRKLLKCVFERILTSRTNLGKSRTDELRTSISKKSKVDESEIFVDSSVTPSIPLAPSKNESKHIILISNENGKSTAQEMPISQIPVVSAISGFMNILRIYTHQKNRKKVEIAAKSILGGLK, via the coding sequence ATGAAAAAAAATTATTCAGACATAGTTGATCCAATACATGATTTTATTCGTGTATATGATCATGAATTAAAAATAATTGATAATCCAATCTTTCAAAGATTAAGACGAATACGTCAACTTTCTGGTGCTCACTTAACATATCCAGCGGCACAACATACTAGATTTGAACATTCTTTGGGTGTAATGCACATTGCAAGTCAAGCTGGTAAGGCATTAAACGAAAAAGGATTTTTAAAATCTGACGATATTGATCTATTGAGACTTGCAGGACTTTTACATGACATTGGTCATGGACCTTTCTCGCATCTTTTTGAGGAAGTCATTCAACAAAAAAAATTTTCCCATGAAGATTTTGGTAAAGAAATTATTTTAAAATCTGAAATTGGTGATATACTATCAAAAAATGGATATGACAAAAAACTTGTTACAAAAATTGCATTTGGAGATTTAAAATTACAATACATGAATGAAATAATTTCTGGAGCATTAAGTGCTGATATGATGGATTACTTACTAAGAGATGGATATTTTACAGGAGCAGAGCATGCACAAATTGATCATAAAAGAATAACACAATCTCTTGATGTCCACAAGAAAAAACTTGCTCTAGAAAGATCAGCACTTTACTCTTTTGAATCTATGATGCACTCTCGTTATCAAATGTTCAAAGCTGTATATTTTCATAAAACAGTAAGATCTGCTGAAGTAATGCTTTTGGAGGCATTACGATTATCTGACGATGAATTTGGTTTTACGTCATTTAACATTAAAGAATTTGTCAAACTTACAGACGAATATGTTTTATCTACACTAATCTTATCAAAATCATCTAAGCTAAAACGTGCTAGACAATTTGCTGAAGATTATCAAAATCGTAAATTGTTAAAATGTGTATTTGAACGAATTCTAACTAGCAGAACTAATTTAGGAAAATCTAGAACCGATGAATTAAGAACATCAATTTCCAAAAAATCCAAAGTTGATGAGAGTGAAATTTTTGTTGATAGCTCCGTTACTCCATCAATTCCATTAGCTCCATCCAAAAATGAATCAAAACACATCATTTTGATTTCAAATGAGAATGGAAAATCTACTGCTCAAGAGATGCCTATATCTCAAATTCCTGTAGTTTCGGCAATATCTGGTTTCATGAATATTCTTAGAATATACACCCATCAAAAGAATAGAAAAAAAGTTGAAATTGCCGCAAAATCAATCCTTGGTGGTTTAAAGTAA
- a CDS encoding V-type ATP synthase subunit E gives MGSNSALEQTIDKILTKTEKDVLSNIRSALTESNQTLDDSIPKLEREYDKIVSDGRKEADKIEKQLIGSSDLEARNNRLLALEKAVDNVFSKAIEQISNTNRNDDYSKLMTTLLDEATTILGTTKVVISTNSKDKNIIQSLLSKYSGAELSPEPITCMGGITVKSKDGGMKFDNTIDARIQRMKPLIRKEIATKFGVGN, from the coding sequence TTGGGATCTAATTCTGCATTAGAACAAACAATCGACAAGATACTTACAAAAACTGAGAAAGATGTTTTGTCAAATATCCGATCTGCCCTTACCGAATCTAATCAAACCCTTGATGATTCTATTCCTAAACTGGAGCGAGAATATGATAAAATCGTCTCAGATGGCAGAAAAGAGGCAGATAAAATAGAAAAACAGCTTATTGGAAGCTCCGATCTTGAGGCCAGAAATAATAGACTTTTGGCATTGGAAAAAGCAGTAGATAACGTATTTTCAAAAGCAATAGAACAAATTTCAAATACAAATCGCAATGACGATTATTCTAAATTAATGACAACCTTATTGGATGAAGCAACTACAATTTTAGGTACAACCAAAGTTGTAATTTCAACAAATTCTAAAGACAAAAACATAATCCAATCTTTATTATCCAAATATTCTGGTGCAGAACTATCTCCAGAACCAATTACTTGTATGGGAGGTATTACGGTAAAATCAAAAGATGGCGGAATGAAATTTGATAATACTATTGATGCAAGAATACAGCGTATGAAGCCTTTAATAAGGAAAGAAATTGCCACAAAATTCGGAGTAGGTAATTAG
- the hsp14 gene encoding archaeal heat shock protein Hsp14, whose product MGLVKSMAKEMIKEIGNKSREFYEFVLPPVDMYLDNDKLILIVDMPGFTKKDIKLSLDGNILSINASKEISEEKNRNIICNQRPNVIDKKIRLPIELREGENGMSSAKYDNGVLTIIILVKKHGKDIPIE is encoded by the coding sequence ATGGGACTAGTTAAATCAATGGCAAAAGAAATGATCAAAGAAATAGGGAATAAATCTAGAGAATTTTATGAATTTGTTCTACCTCCTGTAGATATGTATCTGGATAATGACAAATTGATATTAATAGTTGACATGCCAGGATTTACAAAAAAAGACATAAAATTATCATTAGATGGAAACATTCTCTCCATAAACGCATCAAAAGAAATTTCTGAAGAAAAAAATCGCAACATTATCTGCAATCAGAGACCAAATGTCATAGATAAAAAAATCAGATTGCCTATTGAACTTAGAGAAGGAGAAAATGGGATGAGTTCTGCAAAATATGATAATGGTGTATTAACAATAATAATTTTAGTTAAAAAACACGGTAAAGATATTCCCATAGAATAA
- a CDS encoding DUF6293 family protein translates to MHTKNTIMDRISKLRIHIAPVGYEVDRVVLPAKQEKADRVWLLLHENKNEDKSDPFTTKITNQLEKLGIEVKQEEHNRRDLFNIIRSIKNIVEKEKGNEVFVNLASGSKIQAIGTMMACMMFNDNKNIHPFYVEAKTYRGVDAKQPISTGIKDIQDVPPYSIKIPEEKLIYALEIIKKNNGKITKKEMAVISEEKNIITVNAQEENHSMARFASLDKNIIQPLEEQWKFINIEKIGRNRWITLTQEGKNAIEFLL, encoded by the coding sequence ATGCATACTAAGAATACTATTATGGATAGAATTTCAAAATTACGTATACACATTGCTCCTGTGGGATATGAGGTTGACAGAGTTGTACTTCCTGCAAAACAAGAAAAGGCCGATAGGGTTTGGTTGCTACTTCATGAAAACAAAAACGAAGACAAATCAGATCCATTTACTACAAAAATTACAAACCAGTTAGAAAAATTAGGAATTGAAGTAAAACAAGAAGAACATAACAGGCGAGATTTGTTTAACATCATTCGGTCGATAAAAAATATCGTTGAAAAAGAAAAAGGAAACGAAGTATTTGTTAATTTAGCATCAGGAAGTAAGATTCAGGCAATAGGTACTATGATGGCATGCATGATGTTCAACGATAATAAAAACATCCATCCATTTTATGTCGAGGCAAAAACCTATCGAGGAGTAGATGCAAAACAACCAATATCAACTGGAATTAAAGACATTCAAGATGTTCCACCATATTCAATAAAAATTCCTGAAGAAAAATTAATTTATGCATTGGAGATCATTAAAAAAAATAATGGTAAGATAACAAAAAAAGAGATGGCAGTAATTTCAGAAGAAAAAAACATCATTACAGTTAACGCACAAGAGGAAAATCACTCCATGGCAAGATTTGCTAGTCTTGATAAAAATATTATTCAACCACTAGAAGAACAATGGAAATTCATCAATATTGAAAAGATAGGACGTAATAGATGGATAACTCTTACTCAAGAAGGTAAAAACGCAATAGAATTTTTGTTATAA
- the pyrH gene encoding UMP kinase, giving the protein MKKRIVIKLSGRIFGMDNAKVLKDYASFLVKISKICQPIIVAGGGNIARHYITHARSSGADESTLDELGIEISRLNAKLLIYALKNKAYSHPPTTLQEVRHAVDDGLIVVTGGLHPGQSTNGTAALIAEKINAEQFLNATDVDGVYDMDPNKFKNAKKFKRIELKNLKNMLVHEDSVAGGYDLMDIVALKIIERSKIKTRIIKADLKTLEKAIKGGEVGTEIVLQSK; this is encoded by the coding sequence ATGAAAAAAAGAATTGTCATTAAACTTTCAGGACGAATATTTGGTATGGATAATGCAAAAGTACTCAAGGATTACGCTTCATTTCTAGTCAAAATTAGTAAGATTTGTCAACCGATAATTGTGGCAGGTGGAGGAAATATTGCAAGACATTACATTACTCATGCAAGATCTTCTGGAGCTGATGAATCTACTTTAGATGAACTTGGAATTGAAATTTCTAGATTAAATGCAAAACTATTGATTTATGCCCTAAAAAATAAAGCATACTCACATCCGCCAACAACATTACAAGAAGTTAGACATGCAGTTGATGATGGATTAATTGTAGTTACAGGTGGTTTACATCCTGGACAAAGTACCAATGGCACTGCAGCTCTTATTGCAGAAAAAATTAACGCAGAACAATTTCTTAATGCGACTGATGTTGATGGTGTTTATGATATGGATCCTAATAAATTCAAAAATGCAAAAAAATTCAAACGAATCGAACTAAAGAATTTAAAAAATATGTTGGTTCATGAAGATTCGGTTGCAGGAGGCTATGATTTGATGGATATAGTAGCTCTAAAAATAATCGAACGCTCTAAAATTAAAACACGAATTATTAAAGCTGACCTCAAAACACTTGAAAAAGCAATCAAAGGTGGAGAGGTAGGAACAGAAATAGTTCTACAATCAAAATAA
- the tmk gene encoding dTMP kinase, with the protein MIIVIEGGDQAGKKTQTALLAKALKQRKIKTTTFSFPDYKTPVGKEIAKYLNCKRKFPPQVIHCLLAANRWEKLNEILAAQSKNSIVIMNRYYHSNLIYGLANGMKSKWLKNLDDGLPKADLVILLDVTQRESFRRKKTNRDKFEKNEEFLRKISKIYRTIAKKEYWKIIDASKSKQEVHENILKAISQKIGL; encoded by the coding sequence ATGATAATTGTTATTGAGGGCGGAGATCAGGCAGGAAAGAAAACTCAAACTGCATTGTTGGCAAAAGCATTAAAGCAAAGAAAAATCAAAACAACTACCTTTAGTTTTCCTGATTATAAGACTCCAGTAGGAAAAGAAATTGCAAAATATCTTAACTGTAAAAGAAAATTCCCACCACAAGTGATTCATTGTCTTTTAGCTGCAAACAGATGGGAAAAATTAAATGAAATTTTAGCAGCACAATCAAAAAATTCTATTGTGATAATGAATCGATATTATCACTCAAATCTGATCTATGGTTTAGCAAATGGAATGAAAAGTAAATGGCTAAAAAATCTAGATGATGGTCTCCCAAAGGCTGATCTTGTAATTTTACTTGATGTGACTCAAAGAGAATCATTTCGTAGAAAAAAAACTAACAGAGATAAATTTGAAAAAAATGAAGAATTTCTAAGAAAAATATCAAAAATTTATAGAACTATTGCAAAGAAGGAATATTGGAAAATTATTGATGCATCTAAATCAAAACAAGAAGTCCATGAAAATATTTTAAAAGCAATTTCTCAGAAAATAGGCTTATGA
- a CDS encoding V0D/AC39 family V-type ATPase subunit — protein sequence MGGAKNVYASVKSYSKRGKLLKKSDFQTLAESRDLDELMTRIKNTIYGDSISEVQKPYTSQGIESALRSHLADTHYSIAKTSGNSGVLDAYYMKFIVSNLKSILKGKALGKPQEEIETHVNLHAEELIKQRDVVIKALVSKDLEEAVASLNSVQFGEEIAKAAALYSERKNVQIFDTYFDKILIQHLAGAMKNYADKDATKLVGMDVDFYNILSVIRGKFWGLKEDQIQDLIVAQTPTTKELLGRMIAAATIKDAFNELSNTKYKTLIPQTEKELDAIAEFERAFEMAIYQTAIRSFTKMFSFATIVGITKLTAFEVRNLAAIAFAVEQKIPTEITMSKLILEVE from the coding sequence ATGGGTGGAGCAAAAAATGTCTATGCATCTGTAAAATCATATAGTAAACGAGGTAAATTATTAAAAAAATCTGATTTTCAAACGTTAGCAGAATCAAGGGATCTTGATGAATTAATGACTAGAATCAAAAATACAATTTATGGAGATTCTATTTCAGAGGTACAAAAACCATATACATCACAAGGTATAGAATCTGCATTAAGAAGTCATTTAGCAGATACACATTATTCGATTGCAAAAACATCAGGAAATTCAGGTGTTTTAGATGCATATTATATGAAATTCATTGTTTCAAATTTAAAATCAATTTTAAAAGGAAAAGCTTTAGGGAAACCTCAAGAAGAAATTGAAACTCACGTAAATCTTCATGCTGAAGAATTAATCAAGCAAAGAGATGTGGTCATTAAAGCATTAGTTTCAAAAGATTTGGAAGAGGCAGTTGCAAGCTTGAATTCAGTACAATTTGGCGAGGAAATTGCAAAGGCTGCAGCTTTATACAGTGAAAGAAAAAATGTCCAAATTTTTGATACGTATTTTGATAAAATTTTAATTCAACATTTAGCTGGTGCTATGAAAAATTATGCAGACAAAGATGCTACAAAATTGGTTGGAATGGATGTGGATTTTTATAATATTCTAAGTGTAATTAGAGGAAAATTCTGGGGATTAAAAGAAGATCAAATTCAAGATCTAATTGTTGCTCAAACTCCTACTACAAAAGAACTACTTGGAAGAATGATTGCAGCTGCAACAATTAAAGATGCATTTAATGAATTATCCAATACAAAATACAAAACTCTTATCCCTCAAACTGAAAAAGAATTAGATGCTATTGCTGAATTTGAAAGAGCATTTGAAATGGCAATTTACCAAACAGCCATAAGATCTTTCACAAAAATGTTTAGTTTTGCAACAATTGTGGGGATTACTAAACTAACGGCATTTGAAGTTAGAAATTTAGCAGCTATTGCATTTGCAGTTGAACAAAAAATACCAACTGAAATTACCATGTCAAAGTTAATTTTGGAAGTAGAATAG
- a CDS encoding DUF7220 family protein, which yields MTKQIDSYKRSLIEATANLMGGYPMMFVAGIVILPLSANWIKEDPLVANITITSVYASINFTRSFLLRRLFAKYELHDNLIKLVKNLVRKR from the coding sequence ATGACAAAACAAATTGATTCATACAAAAGGAGTCTCATTGAAGCCACGGCTAACTTGATGGGTGGTTACCCAATGATGTTTGTAGCAGGAATAGTCATCTTGCCATTATCGGCAAATTGGATTAAGGAAGATCCTCTAGTTGCAAACATAACAATCACAAGTGTTTATGCTTCAATTAATTTTACTAGAAGTTTTCTACTAAGAAGATTATTTGCCAAGTACGAACTTCATGATAATCTTATCAAACTAGTAAAAAATCTAGTTAGAAAAAGATGA